The nucleotide window TCATACAGGAGGTTTATGGGATCTCTTGAAGAAGAGAAAAGGAATCAAGGTCTATGCTTGCCCTCATTTTACTGATGAATTTAAAGAAAAGGCAAAAAAATTACAAGGAAGACTTCTAGAGACAGGAAACTTTGCTGAAATTAAAAAGAATATTTTTGTCACAGGTGAAATACCAGGAAATTATAACGACCAATATATGCCTGAGCAGTCAATTGTTGTAAAAACTGTTAATGGTATCAGTGTAGTAACAGGATGTTGTCATCCTGGGATTGTAAAAATATTGAGAACAGTAAGAGAAAAATTTCCTGGGGAGAGATTTAATTTGGCATTTGGCGGATTTCATTTGAGAAATAGTGAAAAAATACTCATAAAAAATACCATTGAAAAATTGCAGGAAATGAAGGTTGAAAGGGTTGGGTTAACTCACTGTAGTGGCAGGGAAGCAGAGGAGATGTTTAAGGAAAGTTATAAAGAGCATTATATTTCAATAAAAGCTGGGTTAACAATAGAAGCTTAGATTGAAATTCTTATAATTCTATCAATTTTTCGTAGATGGGGTTGAGAAAAGATATAAAAAATAAAGAGGGGGTGAAGAATTGAATGTATCATGCCAATTTTCTCTCTATCCCCTGGGGAAGCAAGATCTAGGGGATATTATTTACAAGGCATTGGATGAATTAAAGAAAAGAGATATAAAATATGATCTCGGTGCAATGAGTACTATTTTCTCAGGAGATTCTGATGAGGT belongs to Nitrospinota bacterium and includes:
- a CDS encoding YkoF family thiamine/hydroxymethylpyrimidine-binding protein, producing MNVSCQFSLYPLGKQDLGDIIYKALDELKKRDIKYDLGAMSTIFSGDSDEVFSCMKSIFDVAAKEGGVVLTLTLSNACKV
- a CDS encoding MBL fold metallo-hydrolase codes for the protein MKIKVVFDSKSIGKGFSVGWGISFLVDDHILFDTGEKSVYLFNNLKKMNIDISSIKAVVISHDHWDHTGGLWDLLKKRKGIKVYACPHFTDEFKEKAKKLQGRLLETGNFAEIKKNIFVTGEIPGNYNDQYMPEQSIVVKTVNGISVVTGCCHPGIVKILRTVREKFPGERFNLAFGGFHLRNSEKILIKNTIEKLQEMKVERVGLTHCSGREAEEMFKESYKEHYISIKAGLTIEA